Proteins encoded in a region of the Cydia pomonella isolate Wapato2018A chromosome 3, ilCydPomo1, whole genome shotgun sequence genome:
- the LOC133516194 gene encoding CLIP domain-containing serine protease B9-like: MNIKINQLNLIRVTNILKQKIRGNMFYCVTIMVIFGVLLAVDALRLPGITDAYQPCGVEASPNLIHQNPWLVLLRYYRRGSAVDIRCGGTLVGKRHVVTAAHCVKIRADMYKVRLEEYDLRTKKDCVQGVCSKAKEIDVIDVTIHPAYDGSSHDIAVLTLGSDAPYTDFIRPICLPSSPVGNATFVTSGWGEIPKTNEYSNVKKKIGPLRQWNFTDCVNAYKYTDLPHDVICAGGEDSIDTCRGDSGGPLVQYKNRAELAGVTSKGFVVCGTEGKPGIYTNFLTYVNWVKEIMDKV; the protein is encoded by the exons atgaatattaaaataaaccaaTTAAACCTGATTCGCGTTACAAATATTCTTAAACAAAAGATTCGTGGAAACATGTTTTATTGTGTGACGATTATGGTGATTTTTGGCGTTCTTCTGGCCGTAGATGCGCTGCGCCTTCCAGGTATCACAGATG cATATCAGCCGTGCGGAGTAGAGGCGAGCCCGAACCTTATTCACCAAAACCCGTGGTTGGTGCTGCTGCGGTACTACCGGCGCGGCAGCGCGGTTGACATCCGCTGCGGCGGGACCCTCGTCGGCAAGAGGCACGTCGTCACGGCAGCACACTGCGTTAAGATTAGAGCCGATAT GTATAAAGTACGTTTAGAAGAGTATGACTTAAGGACCAAAAAGGACTGTGTGCAGGGCGTATGCTCGAAGGCAAAGGAAATAGACGTTATAGACGTCACAATCCACCCGGCCTACGACGGCTCCAGCCACGATATCGCGGTTCTGACGCTCGGTTCCGATGCCCCATACACTG ATTTCATCCGACCGATCTGTCTTCCATCTTCCCCGGTAGGCAACGCTACTTTCGTCACGTCAGGTTGGGGCGAGATTCCCAAAACCAACGAGTACAGCAACGTCAAGAAGAAGATCGGACCGTTACGTCAGTGGAACTTCACGGACTGTGTGAACGCGTACAAGTACACCGATTTACCTCATGATGTTATCTGTGCGGGGGGAGAAGACAGCATAGATACTTGCCGGGGCGACTCCGGCGGTCCCCTTGTGCAGTACAAAAACAGAGCTGAACTGGCTGGCGTGACCAGCAAGGGTTTTGTCGTCTGCGGGACGGAGGGCAAGCCTGGCATTTACACTAACTTTTTAACTTATGTTAACTGGGTTAAAGAGATAATGGATAAAGTTTAG